The Echinicola rosea genome has a segment encoding these proteins:
- a CDS encoding lactonase family protein, whose amino-acid sequence MKFLLSSLLLTVMCTTFACNSSSTQESSQSSNDSLPSPITFWLGTYTSQPSDGIHLISYRPETATFDSVLMASDINNPSFVISNKKGNLVFAVQEEGGDNGGSVCSFRFDQAASTLNKLSTSSTKGSGPCYITLSPDEKYILAGNYGSGDLAVLPLQEDGTLGEPSQTISHEGSSVNEDRQASPHVHSLVFHPNGKQLFVADLGTDKVYIYDFDPSKEKPLSASAPSHFTVKAGSGPRHLVFNQAGDKIYLIHEMTSEVGLYDYNLQEKKITHLDSYPLTPKGFEGEKGAAEIKISDDGKFLYASNRGDSNEIIVFKIKPQTGTLDKIQAISSGGLTPRNFALSPDGNYLFVGNQNSDQILAYERNSQSGIIKKTSAKLAIHRPVYFFMVGK is encoded by the coding sequence GTGAAATTCTTATTGTCCTCCTTACTTCTTACTGTCATGTGTACGACGTTTGCTTGCAATTCATCAAGCACACAAGAGTCATCACAATCGTCCAATGACTCCCTGCCCTCTCCTATCACCTTTTGGCTAGGCACTTATACCTCGCAGCCAAGCGATGGGATACACCTTATCTCCTACCGACCAGAGACCGCCACTTTTGACTCAGTATTAATGGCCAGTGATATCAACAACCCATCCTTTGTGATCTCCAATAAAAAAGGGAATTTGGTTTTTGCCGTCCAGGAAGAAGGTGGTGACAATGGAGGCAGTGTTTGTTCTTTTAGGTTTGACCAAGCTGCCAGTACCCTCAATAAACTAAGCACCAGCTCCACCAAAGGCAGCGGCCCATGCTATATCACCTTATCTCCTGATGAGAAATACATCCTAGCTGGCAACTATGGAAGTGGCGACTTGGCGGTTTTGCCTCTCCAAGAAGATGGTACATTGGGAGAGCCTTCCCAAACGATCAGTCATGAGGGATCGAGTGTAAATGAAGATCGACAAGCATCCCCCCATGTTCATAGCCTTGTTTTCCACCCCAATGGGAAACAACTATTTGTGGCTGACTTGGGCACGGATAAGGTCTATATTTATGATTTTGACCCTAGCAAGGAAAAGCCGCTATCTGCCTCTGCCCCAAGCCACTTTACCGTAAAGGCGGGGTCAGGCCCTCGTCATTTGGTATTTAACCAAGCGGGGGACAAAATCTACCTGATCCACGAAATGACTTCCGAAGTAGGTTTGTACGATTACAATTTGCAAGAAAAAAAGATCACACATCTGGACAGCTATCCGCTAACACCAAAAGGCTTTGAGGGTGAAAAAGGCGCAGCTGAGATAAAAATCAGTGATGACGGCAAGTTCCTCTACGCCTCCAACCGTGGCGATTCGAATGAAATAATTGTCTTTAAGATCAAGCCCCAAACGGGAACACTGGATAAAATCCAAGCCATCAGCTCAGGGGGATTGACACCGAGGAATTTTGCCTTGTCTCCGGACGGCAATTACCTATTTGTAGGCAACCAAAACTCCGATCAGATCTTGGCTTATGAAAGGAATTCCCAATCTGGCATTATCAAAAAGACCAGTGCCAAGTTGGCCATACACCGACCCGTATATTTCTTTATGGTGGGCAAATAG
- a CDS encoding protein-L-isoaspartate(D-aspartate) O-methyltransferase, whose translation MINLEDGYSHKGQRKTLVKTLERKGIMDKKVLEAIGTIPRHFFFDSALHSHAYEDKAFPIGEGQTISQPFTVAFQSELLAIQPGDKVLEIGTGSGYQAAILYLLGAEVHTIEYNQSLYRRTKNFLPKLGIKAHFYHGDGSLGIPEKAPFDKIIVTAGAPVVPKSLLKQLKVGGILVIPVGDRKTQKMMKLTKKTAKQITQEEYDSFAFVPLLGHEGW comes from the coding sequence ATGATAAACTTGGAGGATGGCTATTCTCACAAAGGTCAGCGAAAAACTCTGGTAAAGACACTGGAAAGAAAGGGTATCATGGACAAGAAGGTGCTGGAAGCCATTGGTACGATTCCCCGTCATTTTTTCTTCGACAGTGCCCTGCATTCCCATGCCTATGAGGACAAAGCTTTTCCCATCGGTGAAGGACAGACCATCTCACAGCCATTTACCGTCGCCTTCCAAAGCGAACTCTTGGCGATCCAACCTGGTGATAAGGTATTGGAGATCGGCACAGGATCCGGGTATCAAGCCGCCATTCTCTATCTTTTGGGCGCGGAAGTACATACCATAGAATATAACCAAAGCCTATATCGAAGGACCAAAAATTTCCTTCCCAAGCTCGGCATCAAAGCCCATTTCTATCACGGTGATGGCTCCCTAGGCATTCCCGAAAAAGCTCCTTTTGACAAGATCATCGTCACGGCAGGGGCACCTGTGGTGCCCAAGAGCCTGCTCAAACAGCTCAAGGTCGGTGGCATTTTGGTCATCCCGGTGGGTGATAGAAAGACCCAGAAGATGATGAAATTGACAAAAAAAACGGCCAAACAAATAACCCAGGAGGAATACGACAGCTTTGCTTTTGTGCCGCTACTGGGACATGAAGGGTGGTAA
- a CDS encoding DUF3817 domain-containing protein, with the protein MDNAHKLRILNRFRIISYAEGISYLLLLFVAMPLKYTMDMPLAVKYTGWVHGILFILYVYFVFPTRRSLNWTFRRTLFALIASVLPFGPFLFDRKLRQQEHQIEEKD; encoded by the coding sequence ATGGACAACGCACATAAATTACGAATACTCAATCGATTTAGAATCATCAGTTATGCAGAGGGCATTTCCTATCTCCTCTTGCTGTTTGTCGCCATGCCCTTAAAGTACACCATGGACATGCCTCTAGCGGTGAAATATACCGGTTGGGTGCACGGCATTCTTTTTATCCTGTATGTATATTTTGTTTTCCCTACCCGCAGAAGCCTGAACTGGACCTTTCGCAGGACGCTATTTGCCCTAATTGCCTCAGTGCTGCCTTTTGGTCCTTTCCTGTTCGATAGAAAATTAAGACAACAAGAGCATCAAATAGAAGAAAAGGATTAA
- a CDS encoding acyl-CoA thioesterase, producing the protein MGKVKRAQESEVIMTEMVLPNDTNTLNNLMGGKLMHWLDVVGAIAAQKHSNRIVVTASADSISFQHPIALGNVVTLKAQVTRSFNSSMEVYIEVWAEDIPANKKTKTHRAFFTFVAVDQNGRPIEVPKLEPTTDEEKELFDGALRRRQLRLVLSKRMDPKDAVELKSIFGLEEALGAKKE; encoded by the coding sequence ATGGGAAAAGTAAAGCGAGCACAGGAATCTGAAGTAATCATGACCGAGATGGTCCTACCCAATGATACCAATACACTCAACAACCTCATGGGGGGCAAATTGATGCATTGGCTGGATGTAGTAGGTGCTATTGCTGCACAGAAACACTCCAACAGGATCGTGGTAACTGCCTCAGCGGACAGTATTTCTTTCCAACATCCCATTGCCCTTGGCAACGTCGTCACCTTAAAAGCCCAGGTGACCCGGTCTTTCAACAGCTCCATGGAAGTCTATATTGAAGTATGGGCGGAAGATATTCCTGCCAACAAAAAAACCAAAACACACCGGGCATTTTTCACCTTTGTCGCCGTGGATCAAAACGGTCGCCCTATAGAAGTACCTAAATTAGAACCTACCACTGATGAAGAGAAGGAATTGTTTGACGGAGCACTTCGCAGACGGCAATTACGCTTGGTACTTTCCAAAAGGATGGATCCAAAGGATGCCGTGGAGCTTAAATCCATCTTCGGCTTAGAAGAAGCTTTAGGTGCAAAGAAAGAGTAG
- a CDS encoding riboflavin synthase — MFTGIVETMGEIVAISREGTNIHFDIKSPITGELKIDQSVAHNGVCLTVVKVAGDIYTVTAIDETLKRTNLQEWKEGTKVNLERCMPANGRFDGHIVQGHVDQIGKVERVGNQDGSWLFDFSFEETAGNVTVEKGSITINGTSLTCFNSRPGVFSVAIIPYTYEHTNFHQLKVGDKVNLEFDIVGKYIQRMVKGY; from the coding sequence ATGTTTACGGGTATCGTAGAGACCATGGGCGAAATTGTGGCCATTTCCCGAGAAGGTACAAATATCCACTTTGATATCAAATCGCCGATTACGGGAGAACTGAAAATCGATCAATCGGTGGCGCATAACGGGGTGTGTTTGACGGTGGTAAAGGTGGCCGGGGATATTTATACGGTAACGGCCATTGATGAGACACTCAAAAGGACAAACCTTCAGGAATGGAAAGAAGGTACTAAGGTGAATTTGGAAAGATGCATGCCGGCCAATGGCCGTTTCGATGGGCATATCGTGCAGGGACATGTGGATCAGATCGGTAAAGTGGAACGGGTTGGAAATCAGGATGGAAGTTGGCTCTTTGATTTTTCATTTGAGGAAACTGCCGGTAACGTAACAGTGGAAAAAGGTTCCATTACCATTAATGGCACCAGCCTGACCTGCTTTAATTCCAGACCGGGCGTCTTTTCCGTAGCCATCATTCCATATACCTATGAGCATACCAATTTTCACCAGCTGAAAGTAGGGGATAAGGTCAATTTGGAATTTGACATCGTTGGCAAGTATATCCAGCGCATGGTGAAAGGTTATTGA
- a CDS encoding Dps family protein, protein MITSEKRVFKKLGYNADESEKIVKSLNKLLANYHVHYQKLRNFHWNVTGGDFFDLHEKFEELYTESFENIDLIAERIRIFGMTPLSLIKDYLENSDITEVGTDLPSDEMVKEVLKDFEILAENMNECAEKVADLGDSATEDMLIAMIKSIELHHWMLTSFLK, encoded by the coding sequence ATGATTACTTCAGAAAAAAGAGTTTTTAAGAAATTGGGTTACAATGCTGACGAATCAGAAAAAATCGTAAAATCACTAAATAAGTTATTGGCCAATTACCATGTGCATTACCAAAAGCTCCGAAACTTCCACTGGAATGTCACGGGTGGTGATTTCTTTGACCTGCACGAAAAGTTTGAGGAGCTATATACTGAATCCTTCGAAAACATCGATTTGATCGCAGAAAGGATCCGAATATTTGGTATGACGCCGCTTAGCCTTATCAAGGATTATCTGGAAAATTCTGACATCACCGAAGTGGGCACCGACCTCCCTTCCGATGAGATGGTCAAAGAAGTGCTCAAGGATTTTGAGATTTTGGCTGAAAACATGAATGAATGTGCAGAAAAAGTAGCAGACCTTGGTGATTCTGCGACAGAAGATATGCTGATCGCCATGATCAAAAGTATCGAACTGCACCACTGGATGTTGACTTCATTTCTTAAATAA
- a CDS encoding phosphoenolpyruvate carboxylase, with translation MSNTYQTEVAKRFTIYNSLFLDLPFDDIYRTGTLLPILSSECKKGFTEGKTPKEIISSFFEGMLASDSSKEKHNLLFQLVQYVERQVVLFDSIEDAAFEKINDVKGKGTMNALISRVETDKKKAELIEKLKTFSIRLTLTAHPTQFYPGNVLAIITDLESAIRKDDLGSIDALLRQLGKTAFINKEKPSPYEEAVSLCWFLEHVFYKSIPDIMARVLRRLDIPLHEWDNPDLLKVGFWPGGDRDGNPFVTHQITMDVADKLQETILKCLYRDVRKVRRRMTFKGVESLMLEAENGIYKTLYGGEKVLKSKEDLLKILLKARGIIIESHDGLFLDILDEFILKVNVFGFYFASMDMRQDSRKHAALWEEIIEVTQGKDALKKYQNGTEEEQINTILSFKELPNPKSLKDEFHQEMLESIASISYVQDNNGSEGLHRYIISNCQSELHILQVFQLNKLTLASKGNLKLDIVPLFETIDDLAAAPDIMERLYSNETYGAHLKSRGNKQSIMLGFSDGTKDGGYIRANWSILRAKEELTKASRKFDVSVVFFDGRGGPPARGGGNMHNFYASLGDQVENEEIQVTIQGQTISANYGKPVSCTYNLEQLLSAGLENHLYPTEENRLTDDQRALIDEMADISYQAYKEFKSHPQFVSYLEKVTPLKFFGKTNIGSRPLKRSKGEAMKFEDLRAIPFVGSWAQMKQNIPGFYGVGKAITEMEKRGKKDQVTKLYRDSLFFRSLMGNSMQSLAKSYYPATAYLKEDKEYGGFWELMHSEYQQSFKKILEISGMNELLEDNAVSSQSIEIREKIVLPLITIQQYAIQEMLETGKENTVLQKLILRTMFGIINAARNAA, from the coding sequence ATGTCAAATACCTACCAGACTGAGGTAGCCAAACGGTTTACCATTTACAACAGTTTATTTCTAGATCTGCCATTTGATGACATTTACCGAACGGGGACATTGCTCCCAATTTTATCTTCGGAATGTAAAAAAGGCTTTACAGAGGGGAAAACCCCAAAGGAGATTATCAGTTCATTTTTTGAGGGCATGCTGGCCTCAGATTCATCCAAAGAAAAACACAATTTACTGTTTCAGCTGGTTCAATATGTAGAAAGACAGGTTGTTCTTTTTGACTCTATTGAAGATGCTGCGTTTGAGAAAATCAACGATGTAAAAGGTAAAGGTACCATGAATGCGTTGATTTCCAGAGTGGAAACAGATAAGAAAAAGGCTGAGCTGATAGAGAAGCTAAAGACTTTCTCCATTCGTCTTACCCTGACAGCCCACCCTACACAGTTTTATCCAGGCAATGTTTTGGCCATCATTACCGATCTGGAATCAGCTATCCGTAAGGATGATTTGGGCAGTATTGATGCCCTGCTGAGACAATTGGGCAAGACGGCCTTTATCAACAAAGAAAAGCCTTCTCCCTATGAAGAGGCAGTAAGCTTGTGTTGGTTTTTAGAACATGTATTCTATAAAAGTATTCCAGATATTATGGCCAGGGTGCTTAGACGTCTTGACATTCCCTTGCACGAATGGGATAACCCAGACCTGCTCAAGGTCGGTTTCTGGCCAGGTGGTGACCGTGATGGCAACCCGTTTGTGACGCACCAGATCACGATGGATGTAGCCGATAAGCTGCAGGAGACGATTCTTAAGTGCCTGTACCGGGATGTCAGAAAAGTGCGAAGAAGAATGACCTTCAAGGGTGTAGAATCGCTGATGTTGGAAGCTGAAAATGGAATCTACAAGACCCTCTACGGAGGCGAAAAAGTATTGAAGTCTAAAGAAGACTTGCTGAAGATTCTATTGAAAGCTAGGGGAATCATCATCGAATCCCACGATGGATTGTTTTTGGATATTCTGGATGAGTTTATCCTGAAGGTGAATGTGTTTGGATTTTATTTTGCTTCCATGGACATGCGCCAAGACAGTAGGAAGCACGCTGCATTGTGGGAAGAGATCATTGAGGTGACCCAAGGAAAAGATGCGCTAAAGAAATATCAGAATGGAACAGAGGAGGAGCAGATCAATACAATCCTTTCGTTCAAGGAATTGCCAAATCCAAAATCACTGAAGGACGAATTTCATCAGGAGATGCTGGAAAGCATCGCGTCTATCAGTTATGTTCAGGACAATAACGGAAGCGAGGGCCTCCATCGTTATATCATCTCCAATTGCCAATCAGAACTTCACATCCTTCAGGTGTTCCAGCTGAACAAGCTGACCTTGGCATCCAAAGGAAATTTGAAATTGGATATTGTACCGTTGTTTGAGACCATTGATGACTTGGCGGCTGCGCCCGATATCATGGAACGTCTTTATTCTAATGAGACATATGGAGCACACTTAAAATCCAGGGGCAATAAGCAAAGTATCATGCTTGGTTTCTCGGATGGTACCAAAGATGGTGGTTATATCCGAGCCAATTGGTCCATTCTACGCGCCAAAGAAGAACTTACCAAGGCTTCACGAAAGTTTGATGTGAGCGTGGTATTCTTTGACGGAAGGGGAGGACCTCCTGCTAGAGGTGGTGGAAACATGCATAACTTCTATGCTTCGCTGGGCGACCAAGTGGAAAATGAAGAAATCCAGGTGACCATCCAAGGCCAGACCATCAGTGCCAATTACGGCAAGCCTGTGTCCTGTACCTATAACTTGGAGCAATTGCTCAGTGCCGGATTGGAAAATCATCTGTATCCTACTGAAGAGAACAGGTTGACCGATGACCAAAGGGCATTGATCGATGAGATGGCAGATATTAGTTATCAAGCGTATAAGGAGTTTAAGAGCCATCCACAGTTTGTTTCCTATTTGGAAAAAGTTACGCCACTTAAGTTCTTTGGCAAGACCAATATAGGTTCAAGGCCATTGAAAAGAAGCAAAGGGGAAGCCATGAAATTTGAAGACTTAAGGGCCATTCCTTTTGTGGGATCTTGGGCACAGATGAAGCAGAACATTCCTGGTTTTTATGGGGTGGGCAAAGCTATCACCGAAATGGAAAAAAGAGGCAAAAAGGATCAGGTGACGAAGCTTTACCGGGATTCCCTTTTCTTCCGTTCTCTAATGGGAAATTCCATGCAGTCGCTTGCCAAATCCTATTATCCGGCCACAGCTTACCTGAAGGAGGATAAAGAGTATGGTGGTTTTTGGGAGCTGATGCACAGCGAATACCAACAGTCATTTAAGAAGATCCTTGAGATTTCAGGTATGAATGAACTGTTGGAAGACAATGCGGTAAGTAGCCAATCCATAGAAATTCGTGAGAAAATTGTATTGCCGCTTATCACCATCCAGCAGTATGCCATTCAGGAGATGCTGGAAACAGGTAAGGAAAATACCGTCTTGCAAAAGCTAATTTTAAGAACCATGTTTGGTATTATCAATGCAGCTAGGAATGCGGCGTAA